The following proteins come from a genomic window of Desertibacillus haloalkaliphilus:
- a CDS encoding cytochrome C encodes MKNGIMIFLIGFIVAFVGGYFIYQGDSTASVDVEQTDPDVTDEKTIEEDVATDTEPTTVSAEARVISDQGCLACHAVSSLDLDGASTGPDLSDAYNITPGKHGKELDEFLQEPTSAVMTTVIDGNPLSDEDRVAIVEALRKAADQ; translated from the coding sequence ATGAAGAATGGTATTATGATCTTTTTAATTGGCTTTATTGTTGCATTTGTGGGTGGATACTTCATCTATCAAGGTGATTCGACTGCAAGTGTTGATGTTGAACAAACAGATCCAGATGTAACTGATGAGAAAACCATTGAGGAAGATGTTGCAACAGATACTGAGCCTACAACGGTATCCGCTGAGGCTCGTGTTATTAGTGACCAGGGTTGCTTGGCATGTCATGCTGTATCAAGTTTAGATTTAGATGGTGCTTCAACTGGTCCGGATCTATCTGATGCGTATAACATTACGCCAGGTAAACACGGCAAAGAGTTAGATGAGTTTTTACAAGAACCAACATCAGCCGTGATGACAACTGTGATTGATGGCAATCCGTTATCTGATGAGGATCGAGTAGCGATTGTTGAAGCATTAAGAAAGGCAGCAGACCAATAA